The Nocardioides luti genome contains a region encoding:
- the pheT gene encoding phenylalanine--tRNA ligase subunit beta has product MKAPVSWIKEYVDLPAHVTTEELAAELTALGLKLEAIEKPGDQITGPLVLGRVLTQEPEPQKNGKTINWCTVDVGEANGTGEPQGIVCGAHNFGVGDLVVVVLPGAVLPGDFAIAARKTYGHVSAGMICSSAELGLGDDGQGGIIVLPADAGQPGDDAFDVLGLRDEVIEFEINPDRAYALSLRGVAREAALAYDAPYRDPAQRPTPAADVAGHPIVVEDPAGCPVFVARTVRDLDPAATTPDWMAHRLTQAGMRPISLAVDVTNYVMLELGRPIHGYDADKLAGTVRVRRASAGERLTTLDGTRRELSEQDLVVTDDSGIIGLGGVMGGQTTEMSGTTTRVLVESAHWDATSMFRTGKRHKISSEAGKRNERGVDPLICEAAADRVVELLVEHGGGTAEPGVTVVGTAPSVPAIAMAVDLPARVSGMAIDAATTVRNLEAVGCAVVVDGDRLEATPPPWRPDVTDPFDLVEEVARIEGYVNVPSVLPNAGAGRGLTREQRLRRRIGRTLAGAGCVEVLSFPFVGDAAFDALGLPDDDVLRHTVRLANPMSSEEPGYTTTLLPGLLKAAARNLSRGAPGVALFETGTVAFPADRGPAPIYGVDWRPSDDELAKLLDAVPEQPLHLAVVLAGERERSGWWGEGRAAAWSDAVGVVRRLGDELGVEVQVASAARMPWHPGRCARVLVGDLELGHAGELHPRVCQAFGLPPRTSAVEIDLDLLMRHARDVVPGPEFSSYPVAKEDVALVVDERVTSAEVEAALREGAGELLESLRLFDVFTGEQIGAGKRSLAFALRFRAPDRTLTEQETSAARDAAVALAAERTGAVQR; this is encoded by the coding sequence ATGAAGGCCCCTGTCTCCTGGATCAAGGAGTACGTCGACCTCCCGGCGCACGTGACCACCGAGGAGCTGGCCGCCGAGCTCACCGCCCTCGGGCTGAAGCTCGAGGCGATCGAGAAGCCCGGCGACCAGATCACCGGTCCGCTGGTGCTCGGCCGCGTCCTGACGCAGGAGCCGGAGCCGCAGAAGAACGGCAAGACGATCAACTGGTGCACGGTCGACGTGGGGGAGGCCAACGGCACCGGCGAGCCCCAGGGCATCGTCTGCGGCGCCCACAACTTCGGGGTCGGCGACCTCGTGGTGGTGGTGCTGCCCGGCGCCGTGCTGCCCGGCGACTTCGCCATCGCCGCGCGCAAGACCTACGGCCACGTCTCGGCCGGCATGATCTGCTCCTCGGCCGAGCTCGGGCTCGGCGACGACGGCCAGGGCGGCATCATCGTGCTGCCGGCCGACGCCGGCCAGCCGGGCGACGACGCCTTCGACGTGCTCGGGCTGCGCGACGAGGTGATCGAGTTCGAGATCAACCCCGACCGCGCCTACGCGCTGTCCCTGCGCGGCGTGGCCCGCGAGGCCGCGCTGGCGTACGACGCGCCGTACCGCGACCCCGCGCAGCGCCCGACCCCCGCCGCCGACGTCGCGGGCCACCCGATCGTGGTCGAGGACCCGGCGGGCTGCCCGGTCTTCGTCGCGCGCACGGTGCGCGACCTCGACCCGGCCGCCACGACCCCGGACTGGATGGCGCACCGCCTGACCCAGGCCGGGATGCGGCCGATCTCGCTGGCGGTCGACGTCACCAACTACGTGATGCTCGAGCTCGGGCGACCGATCCACGGCTACGACGCCGACAAGCTGGCCGGGACGGTCCGGGTCCGCCGCGCGAGCGCGGGGGAGCGGCTCACCACGCTCGACGGCACCCGCCGCGAGCTCTCCGAGCAGGACCTCGTCGTCACCGACGACTCCGGGATCATCGGCCTCGGCGGCGTGATGGGCGGCCAGACCACGGAGATGTCCGGGACCACCACCCGCGTGCTCGTGGAGTCGGCGCACTGGGACGCGACCTCGATGTTCCGCACGGGCAAGCGCCACAAGATCTCCTCCGAGGCCGGCAAGCGCAACGAGCGCGGCGTCGACCCGCTCATCTGCGAGGCCGCCGCCGACCGCGTCGTCGAGCTGCTCGTGGAGCACGGCGGCGGCACCGCCGAGCCCGGCGTGACCGTGGTCGGCACGGCCCCGTCGGTCCCCGCGATCGCGATGGCCGTCGACCTGCCCGCGCGCGTGAGCGGCATGGCCATCGACGCCGCCACGACCGTCCGCAACCTCGAGGCCGTCGGCTGCGCCGTCGTCGTCGACGGCGACCGGCTCGAGGCCACCCCGCCCCCGTGGCGCCCGGACGTGACCGACCCCTTCGACCTCGTCGAGGAGGTCGCCCGGATCGAGGGCTACGTCAACGTCCCCTCGGTGCTGCCGAACGCGGGTGCCGGTCGCGGGCTCACCCGTGAGCAGCGGCTGCGTCGCCGGATCGGCCGCACCTTGGCCGGCGCCGGCTGCGTGGAGGTGCTGAGCTTCCCCTTCGTCGGCGACGCCGCCTTCGACGCGCTCGGGCTGCCCGACGACGACGTGCTGCGGCACACCGTCCGGCTCGCGAACCCGATGTCGAGCGAGGAGCCGGGCTACACCACCACGCTGCTGCCCGGCCTGCTCAAGGCCGCCGCCCGCAACCTCAGTCGTGGTGCACCCGGCGTCGCGCTCTTCGAGACCGGCACGGTCGCCTTCCCGGCCGACCGCGGCCCGGCCCCGATCTACGGCGTCGACTGGCGCCCCAGCGACGACGAGCTGGCGAAGCTCCTCGACGCCGTCCCGGAGCAGCCCCTGCACCTCGCGGTCGTCCTGGCCGGCGAGCGCGAGCGCTCGGGCTGGTGGGGCGAGGGTCGCGCGGCGGCCTGGTCCGACGCCGTCGGGGTCGTACGCCGTCTCGGCGACGAGCTCGGCGTCGAGGTGCAGGTGGCCTCGGCGGCCCGGATGCCGTGGCACCCCGGGCGTTGCGCCCGGGTGCTGGTCGGCGACCTCGAGCTCGGTCACGCCGGTGAGCTGCACCCGCGGGTCTGCCAGGCCTTCGGGCTGCCGCCGCGGACGTCGGCGGTCGAGATCGACCTGGACCTCCTCATGCGGCACGCCCGCGACGTGGTGCCCGGCCCGGAGTTCTCGAGCTACCCGGTCGCCAAGGAGGACGTCGCCCTCGTCGTCGACGAGCGGGTGACCTCAGCCGAGGTCGAGGCGGCGCTGCGCGAGGGGGCCGGCGAGCTGCTGGAGTCCCTGCGGCTCTTCGACGTGTTCACCGGCGAGCAGATCGGTGCGGGCAAGCGCTCGCTGGCGTTCGCCCTGCGCTTCCGGGCCCCGGACCGCACCCTGACCGAGCAGGAGACCAGCGCCGCGCGCGACGCTGCCGTCGCCCTGGCGGCGGAGCGGACGGGCGCCGTCCAGCGCTGA
- the pheS gene encoding phenylalanine--tRNA ligase subunit alpha codes for MSGPNTDYDPVEVTPLKPEEVESARDAALAAIAAATDLEDLKRVRLEHAGDRSALALANREIGALPPQARKEAGQRIGQARGAVNKALGERQAVLEVEHEERMLVEETVDVTLPTERVARGARHPITTGSERIADVFLAMGWEVAEGPVIEAEWLNFDALNLGPDHPARTMQDTFWTDPQDNGIVLRTHTSPVQARTMLTREPPIYVVCPGRVFRTDEYDATHSPMFHQVEGLVVDEGITMAHLKGTLDHFATAMFGEGITTRFRPSYFPFTEPSAEVDLICFVCRGVPGEVESCRTCRGEGWIEWGGCGIVNPRVLTACGVDSERYTGFAFGMGIDRTLMFRHGIEDLRGFFEGDVRFTTAFGTEI; via the coding sequence ATGTCGGGACCGAACACCGATTACGACCCCGTGGAGGTCACTCCCTTGAAGCCCGAGGAGGTGGAGTCCGCCCGCGACGCCGCGCTCGCGGCCATCGCCGCCGCGACCGACCTCGAGGACCTCAAGCGGGTCCGCCTCGAGCACGCCGGCGACCGGTCGGCGCTCGCCCTGGCGAACCGCGAGATCGGCGCGCTGCCGCCGCAGGCGCGCAAGGAGGCCGGCCAGCGGATCGGCCAGGCCCGGGGCGCGGTCAACAAGGCCCTGGGGGAGCGTCAGGCGGTGCTCGAGGTCGAGCACGAGGAGCGGATGCTCGTCGAGGAGACCGTCGACGTCACGCTGCCCACCGAGCGCGTCGCCCGCGGCGCCCGGCACCCGATCACCACCGGCTCCGAGCGGATCGCCGACGTCTTCCTCGCGATGGGCTGGGAGGTCGCCGAGGGGCCGGTGATCGAGGCGGAGTGGCTGAACTTCGACGCCCTCAACCTGGGCCCGGACCACCCGGCCCGCACCATGCAGGACACGTTCTGGACCGACCCGCAGGACAACGGCATCGTGCTGCGCACCCACACCTCGCCGGTCCAGGCCCGCACCATGCTCACGCGCGAGCCCCCGATCTACGTCGTGTGCCCCGGCCGGGTCTTCCGCACCGACGAGTACGACGCCACCCACAGCCCGATGTTCCACCAGGTCGAGGGCCTGGTGGTCGACGAGGGCATCACGATGGCCCACCTCAAGGGCACCCTCGACCACTTCGCGACCGCGATGTTCGGCGAGGGCATCACGACGCGGTTCCGCCCGTCGTACTTCCCCTTCACCGAGCCCAGCGCCGAGGTCGACCTCATCTGCTTCGTGTGCCGCGGGGTCCCGGGCGAGGTCGAGTCCTGCCGGACCTGCCGGGGCGAGGGCTGGATCGAGTGGGGCGGCTGCGGGATCGTCAACCCGCGCGTCCTGACCGCCTGCGGCGTCGACAGCGAGCGCTACACCGGCTTCGCCTTCGGCATGGGCATCGACCGCACGCTGATGTTCCGCCACGGCATCGAGGACCTGCGCGGGTTCTTCGAGGGCGACGTCCGCTTCACCACTGCTTTCGGAACGGAAATCTGA
- a CDS encoding ATP-binding protein, translated as MDDARASAQALADVLPDGVVLADTRGQVTLVSSVAARMLALDPVASLGLPLADVLRLQDQDGQTWCATNCPYDGLVTRTGVPEQPWLLPNGTEVLVSARIHRPALDGPVDQVALTLRSGRGRARLDRERSDLVATVAHELRSPLTGVKGFVQALLNRWDKLNDEQKKLMLTTVHADSERLSRLIAELLDVARIDTGRLALYPRPSDAALLVGRVVESVRASTSRPIELTAPDDLPEVHADPDKFTQVVTNLIENAVRHGEGRVLVTLDALGEDAEFPGVRVTVDDEGEGIAPEIRRRVFTKFWKHGERGGSGLGMYLVNGLIRAHGGTLVIDDAPGGGARIVIAWPTEDRRAA; from the coding sequence GTGGACGACGCCCGAGCAAGCGCCCAGGCCCTGGCGGACGTGCTGCCCGACGGCGTCGTGCTGGCCGACACCCGCGGGCAGGTGACGCTGGTGTCCTCGGTCGCCGCGCGGATGCTCGCCCTCGATCCTGTCGCCAGCCTGGGGCTGCCCCTCGCCGACGTGCTCCGCCTGCAGGACCAGGACGGCCAGACCTGGTGCGCCACGAACTGCCCGTACGACGGCCTGGTGACCCGCACCGGTGTGCCCGAGCAGCCGTGGCTGCTCCCCAACGGCACCGAGGTCCTCGTCTCCGCCCGGATCCACCGGCCCGCCCTCGACGGCCCCGTGGACCAGGTCGCGCTGACCCTGCGGTCGGGACGCGGTCGAGCCCGCCTGGACCGCGAGCGCTCCGACCTCGTCGCCACCGTCGCCCACGAGCTGCGCTCGCCGCTGACCGGCGTGAAGGGGTTCGTCCAGGCACTGCTGAACCGCTGGGACAAGCTCAACGACGAGCAGAAGAAGCTGATGCTCACCACCGTCCACGCCGACTCGGAGCGGCTCAGCAGGCTGATCGCCGAGCTGCTCGACGTCGCGCGCATCGACACCGGCCGGCTCGCGCTCTACCCGCGCCCCTCCGACGCGGCACTCCTCGTCGGGCGCGTGGTCGAGTCGGTGCGGGCCAGCACCTCGCGCCCGATCGAGCTGACCGCACCGGACGACCTGCCGGAGGTCCACGCGGACCCCGACAAGTTCACCCAGGTCGTCACGAACCTGATCGAGAACGCCGTGCGCCACGGGGAGGGTCGGGTGCTCGTCACCCTCGACGCCCTCGGGGAGGACGCGGAGTTCCCCGGGGTCCGCGTCACGGTCGACGACGAGGGCGAGGGGATCGCCCCCGAGATCCGGCGCCGGGTGTTCACGAAGTTCTGGAAGCACGGCGAGCGCGGCGGCTCCGGCCTGGGCATGTACCTCGTCAACGGGTTGATCCGCGCGCACGGCGGCACGCTCGTGATCGACGACGCCCCCGGCGGCGGCGCGCGCATCGTGATCGCGTGGCCCACCGAGGACCGACGCGCCGCCTGA
- a CDS encoding RNA methyltransferase, giving the protein MVEEGAQHPSRHPLTAGNARVKDARKLSRRSERSERRLFLADGPKAVEGALGVDGCVVEVFATPAATTTYAPLAAAAGDAWTLVDERALASLSDSVSPAGVVAVCRFLDRPVDHVLDRDPRLVALCADIRDPGNAGTVVRCADAAGADAVVFAGQSVDFYNPKTVRASVGSVFHLPVATEPDPVAAVRAAQAAGLVVLAADGAGEVDLDRADDLLARPTAWLFGNEAWGLPAELAALADHRVRIPIHGRAESLNLSTAAALCLFASARAQRA; this is encoded by the coding sequence GTGGTTGAGGAGGGTGCGCAGCACCCGTCTCGACACCCCCTGACGGCGGGCAACGCCCGCGTCAAGGACGCACGGAAGCTCAGCCGCCGCTCGGAACGCTCCGAGCGGCGGCTCTTCCTTGCCGACGGCCCGAAGGCCGTCGAGGGCGCGCTCGGCGTCGACGGCTGTGTCGTCGAGGTCTTCGCGACGCCCGCCGCCACCACGACGTACGCCCCGCTGGCCGCGGCCGCGGGGGACGCGTGGACCCTTGTCGACGAGCGGGCCCTGGCCTCGCTCAGCGACAGCGTCAGCCCCGCCGGCGTCGTCGCCGTCTGCCGGTTCCTCGATCGGCCGGTCGACCACGTCCTCGACCGCGACCCGCGCCTCGTCGCGCTCTGCGCGGACATCCGCGACCCCGGCAACGCCGGCACCGTCGTGCGCTGCGCCGACGCGGCCGGAGCCGACGCGGTCGTCTTCGCCGGGCAGTCGGTGGACTTCTACAACCCCAAGACCGTGCGGGCCAGCGTCGGCAGCGTCTTCCACCTGCCCGTCGCCACGGAGCCCGACCCGGTCGCCGCGGTCCGGGCGGCGCAGGCGGCCGGCCTCGTGGTGCTCGCGGCCGACGGTGCCGGCGAGGTGGACCTCGACCGTGCCGACGACCTGCTGGCGCGCCCCACCGCCTGGCTCTTCGGCAACGAGGCCTGGGGCCTGCCCGCCGAGCTCGCCGCGCTGGCCGACCACCGGGTCCGGATCCCGATCCACGGGCGCGCCGAGAGCCTGAACCTCTCCACGGCCGCGGCGCTGTGCCTCTTCGCCTCGGCCCGCGCCCAACGCGCCTGA
- the rplT gene encoding 50S ribosomal protein L20 produces the protein MARVKRAVNAHKKRRVVLERASGYRGQRSRLYRKAKEQVTHSLVYSYNDRRKNKGNFRKLWIQRINAAARAQGMTYNRFIQGLNLAGIEVDRKILAELAVNDVAAFNALVEAAKAALPEDVNAPKVSA, from the coding sequence ATGGCACGCGTCAAGCGGGCAGTCAACGCCCACAAGAAGCGTCGGGTCGTCCTCGAGCGCGCCAGCGGCTACCGCGGGCAGCGCTCGCGGCTCTACCGCAAGGCGAAGGAGCAGGTCACCCACTCGCTGGTCTACAGCTACAACGACCGGCGCAAGAACAAGGGCAACTTCCGCAAGCTGTGGATCCAGCGGATCAACGCTGCGGCCCGCGCCCAGGGGATGACCTACAACCGCTTCATCCAGGGCCTCAACCTCGCCGGCATCGAGGTCGACCGCAAGATCCTGGCCGAGCTGGCCGTCAACGACGTCGCCGCGTTCAACGCGCTCGTCGAGGCCGCCAAGGCCGCCCTGCCCGAGGACGTCAACGCGCCCAAGGTCTCGGCCTGA
- the rpmI gene encoding 50S ribosomal protein L35: MPKNKPHSGASKRFRVTGSGKILREKAGKRHNLEKKASKVTRRLTGTVEVAKNDNARAKKLLGR, encoded by the coding sequence ATGCCGAAGAACAAGCCGCACTCCGGTGCCAGCAAGCGCTTTCGCGTGACCGGCTCGGGCAAGATCCTGCGCGAGAAGGCCGGCAAGCGTCACAACCTCGAGAAGAAGGCCTCCAAGGTGACCCGTCGCCTGACCGGGACCGTCGAGGTCGCCAAGAACGACAACGCCCGAGCCAAGAAGCTTCTCGGTCGCTGA
- the infC gene encoding translation initiation factor IF-3: MSTELRINDRIRVSEVRLVGPSGETVGIVPTADALRLAQEADLDLVEIAPMARPPVCKLMDYGKFKYENAQKAREARRNQTNVIIKEMKLRPKIDAHDYETKKGHVVRFLRAGDKVKITIMFRGREQHRPELGYRLLQRLAEDVTELGFVESSPKQDGRNMIMVLGPHKKKADAKVDMKAEKDSKAAERAALEADERAERDAAHAAGPVAQKKERGRSENLDPEIEA, translated from the coding sequence ATCAGCACCGAGCTCCGTATCAACGACCGGATCCGGGTTTCCGAGGTCCGGCTCGTTGGCCCCAGTGGCGAGACCGTCGGCATCGTTCCCACCGCCGACGCGCTGCGCCTTGCGCAGGAAGCCGACCTCGACCTCGTCGAGATCGCCCCCATGGCGCGCCCGCCGGTCTGCAAGCTCATGGACTACGGCAAGTTCAAGTACGAGAACGCGCAGAAGGCCCGTGAGGCCCGGCGCAACCAGACGAACGTGATCATCAAGGAGATGAAGCTTCGTCCCAAGATCGACGCGCACGACTACGAGACCAAGAAGGGTCACGTCGTCCGCTTCCTGCGTGCCGGTGACAAGGTCAAGATCACGATCATGTTCCGCGGCCGCGAGCAGCACCGCCCGGAGCTGGGCTACCGCCTGCTCCAGCGCCTGGCCGAGGACGTCACGGAGCTGGGCTTCGTGGAGTCGTCCCCCAAGCAGGACGGCCGCAACATGATCATGGTGCTCGGCCCGCACAAGAAGAAGGCCGACGCCAAGGTCGACATGAAGGCCGAGAAGGACTCCAAGGCCGCCGAGCGGGCCGCCCTCGAGGCCGACGAGCGCGCCGAGCGGGACGCGGCGCACGCCGCCGGCCCGGTCGCCCAGAAGAAGGAGCGGGGTCGCTCCGAGAACCTCGACCCCGAGATCGAAGCCTGA
- a CDS encoding SseB family protein yields the protein MDLPPPRELLDTGFGDDSGAASPDLVEALAAYARDPKAYVDALDELRQSRLLVPVVAVLGEVEVGADGLARDKSSDMAAVLLRGADGRLALLAFTSTETLARWNPEARPVPVTADLAAQAALQDDAAALVVDVAGPTTLVVEGDDLRGLASRWVLTRAGDRPAWIGPAPE from the coding sequence ATGGACCTCCCGCCGCCCCGCGAGCTGCTCGACACCGGCTTCGGCGACGACTCCGGAGCGGCCTCGCCCGACCTGGTCGAGGCACTGGCGGCGTACGCCCGCGATCCGAAGGCGTACGTCGACGCGCTGGACGAGCTGCGGCAGTCACGGCTCCTGGTGCCGGTCGTGGCGGTCCTCGGCGAGGTCGAGGTCGGCGCCGACGGCCTGGCGCGCGACAAGTCCAGCGACATGGCGGCCGTCCTGCTCCGGGGTGCCGACGGCCGGCTGGCGCTGCTCGCCTTCACGAGCACCGAGACCCTGGCGCGCTGGAACCCCGAGGCGCGTCCGGTCCCGGTGACCGCCGACCTCGCGGCCCAGGCGGCCCTGCAGGACGACGCGGCGGCCCTGGTCGTCGACGTCGCGGGTCCCACGACCCTGGTGGTGGAGGGGGACGACCTGCGCGGCCTGGCGTCCCGGTGGGTCCTCACGCGCGCGGGCGACCGGCCGGCGTGGATTGGCCCGGCGCCGGAATGA
- a CDS encoding ABC transporter permease produces MTTTTLAAPTAPPRQRRARSRGSRLSFLRRWISPVVLVGLWQLLSNAGVIPERKLVAPSQVFATAVELVRNGTLGSETLVSVQRVFIGFAIGASVALVLAVVAGLSRIGDDAIDPPMQMLRTLPHLGLVPLLIIWMGLGETPKVTLISLGVAFPLYLNTLAGIRGIDRKTVEAARSMNLSWSQRIRHVIVPGALPQTLVGLRQSLGIAWLTLIVAETISASSGIGYMINHARDFLQTDVIVVGLAVYSILGLLTDAVVRQLERRALAWRS; encoded by the coding sequence ATGACCACCACGACTCTGGCGGCTCCGACCGCTCCACCGCGACAACGGCGCGCCCGCTCCCGCGGCTCGCGCCTGTCCTTCCTGAGGCGCTGGATCTCCCCCGTCGTCCTCGTCGGGCTCTGGCAGCTCCTGAGCAACGCCGGGGTGATCCCCGAGCGCAAGCTCGTGGCCCCGAGCCAGGTCTTCGCGACCGCCGTCGAGCTCGTCCGCAACGGCACCCTCGGCTCCGAGACCCTGGTCTCGGTGCAGCGTGTCTTCATCGGCTTCGCGATCGGCGCCAGCGTGGCGCTGGTGCTGGCGGTCGTCGCCGGGCTCTCGCGGATCGGTGACGACGCCATCGACCCGCCGATGCAGATGCTGCGGACCCTGCCCCACCTCGGCCTGGTCCCGCTGCTGATCATCTGGATGGGCCTGGGCGAGACCCCGAAGGTCACCCTGATCTCGCTGGGCGTCGCGTTCCCGCTCTACCTCAACACCCTCGCCGGCATCCGGGGCATCGACCGCAAGACCGTCGAGGCGGCCCGGTCGATGAACCTCAGCTGGTCGCAGCGCATCCGCCACGTCATCGTCCCGGGCGCCCTGCCGCAGACCCTCGTCGGGCTGCGCCAGAGCCTGGGGATCGCGTGGCTCACCCTCATCGTCGCGGAGACGATCAGCGCCAGCTCGGGCATCGGCTACATGATCAACCACGCCCGCGACTTCCTGCAGACCGACGTCATCGTCGTCGGTCTCGCCGTCTACAGCATCCTCGGCCTCCTCACCGACGCCGTGGTGCGACAGCTCGAGAGAAGGGCACTCGCATGGCGTTCCTGA
- a CDS encoding ABC transporter ATP-binding protein yields MAFLKSSPDPGPTTDGATDHVARVRSHNRSFGSTHVLRSIDLDIRPGEFVALLGRSGCGKSTLLRSLSRLDKAPASEVQVNGRSAVAFQEPRLLPWRKVHENVALALLNTPQRKDRFELAEQALAEVGLSDKLDAWPLELSGGQAQRVSLARALVSNPSLLLLDEPFSALDALTRIEMHQLVIELWRRHSMAILLVTHDVDEALALADRLYVLDEGKVRQSWDISLPRSDRAPSQPEIAGARAEILASLGVKPTPPNPKRNPLKNQGAA; encoded by the coding sequence ATGGCGTTCCTGAAGTCCAGCCCCGACCCCGGCCCGACGACCGACGGCGCGACGGACCACGTCGCCCGCGTCCGGTCGCACAACCGGTCGTTCGGCTCCACCCACGTCCTGAGGTCGATCGACCTCGACATCCGCCCGGGCGAGTTCGTCGCCCTGCTCGGCCGCAGCGGCTGCGGCAAGTCGACGCTGCTGCGCAGCCTGTCGCGCCTCGACAAGGCCCCGGCCAGCGAGGTCCAGGTCAACGGCCGCTCGGCCGTCGCCTTCCAGGAGCCGCGGCTGCTGCCCTGGCGCAAGGTGCACGAGAACGTCGCGCTCGCGCTGCTCAACACCCCGCAGCGCAAGGACCGCTTCGAGCTCGCCGAGCAGGCGCTGGCCGAGGTCGGCCTCTCCGACAAGCTCGACGCCTGGCCGCTGGAGCTCTCGGGCGGACAGGCGCAGCGCGTCTCCCTGGCCCGGGCCCTGGTCAGCAACCCGTCGCTGCTGCTGCTCGACGAGCCGTTCAGCGCCCTCGACGCGCTGACCCGGATCGAGATGCACCAGCTCGTCATCGAGCTGTGGCGCCGCCACTCGATGGCGATCCTGCTCGTCACCCACGACGTGGACGAGGCCCTCGCCCTCGCCGACCGGCTCTACGTGCTCGACGAGGGCAAGGTCCGGCAGAGCTGGGACATCAGCCTGCCGCGCTCGGACCGCGCCCCCTCGCAGCCCGAGATCGCCGGCGCCCGCGCCGAGATCCTCGCCTCCCTGGGCGTCAAGCCCACCCCGCCCAACCCCAAGCGGAACCCCCTGAAGAACCAAGGAGCAGCATGA
- a CDS encoding ABC transporter substrate-binding protein, with translation MNTHHARRRTVLTSAVGLVAAAVLAACGGSSTGNESAIKDDGSVDLSKVTLIVGDQKGTSAKALLEAAGLDDTDYTIEWKEFTSGPPMLEGLNANAIHVGMVGNTPPIFAAAAKGEFKMVQAITYTGKGDAILVPADSPLKSVADLKGKKVGVAEGSSANYNLLAQLDKAGLKYSDVSVENLQPADGLAAFTSGHLDAWAVWDPFTSQAVESGDARVLADGADVVNGYNFQVASDAALDDKATKAALQDYLGRITQAQLWASTHQDEWSKVWAEQTGLTPDVTLAAAKQRPVTVVPISQEVIDSEQEMADAFSENKLLPGEVNVSDYFDDEFNDYITEQADKASQAGS, from the coding sequence ATGAACACGCACCACGCCCGACGACGTACGGTCCTCACCTCGGCGGTGGGCCTCGTGGCCGCGGCCGTCCTCGCCGCCTGCGGCGGCTCGTCCACCGGCAACGAGTCCGCGATCAAGGACGACGGCAGCGTGGACCTGTCGAAGGTGACGCTGATCGTCGGTGACCAGAAGGGCACGAGCGCGAAGGCGCTGCTCGAGGCCGCCGGTCTCGACGACACCGACTACACGATCGAGTGGAAGGAGTTCACCTCCGGTCCCCCGATGCTCGAGGGGCTGAACGCGAACGCCATCCACGTCGGCATGGTCGGCAACACCCCGCCGATCTTCGCTGCCGCCGCCAAGGGCGAGTTCAAGATGGTCCAGGCGATCACCTACACCGGCAAGGGCGACGCGATCCTGGTCCCCGCCGACTCCCCGCTCAAGAGCGTCGCGGACCTCAAGGGCAAGAAGGTCGGCGTGGCCGAGGGCAGCTCCGCCAACTACAACCTGCTGGCGCAGCTCGACAAGGCCGGCCTGAAGTACAGCGACGTCTCGGTCGAGAACCTCCAGCCCGCCGACGGCCTGGCCGCCTTCACCTCGGGCCACCTCGACGCCTGGGCCGTCTGGGACCCCTTCACCTCGCAGGCGGTCGAGTCCGGTGACGCCCGGGTGCTGGCCGACGGCGCCGACGTGGTCAACGGCTACAACTTCCAGGTGGCCTCCGACGCCGCGCTGGACGACAAGGCGACCAAGGCCGCCCTCCAGGACTACCTCGGCCGGATCACGCAGGCCCAGCTCTGGGCGAGCACGCACCAGGACGAGTGGTCGAAGGTGTGGGCCGAGCAGACCGGTCTGACGCCGGACGTGACCCTCGCGGCCGCGAAGCAGCGCCCCGTCACCGTGGTCCCGATCTCGCAGGAGGTCATCGACTCCGAGCAGGAGATGGCCGACGCGTTCAGCGAGAACAAGCTGCTCCCCGGCGAGGTCAACGTGTCGGACTACTTCGACGACGAGTTCAACGACTACATCACCGAGCAGGCCGACAAGGCCAGCCAGGCCGGTAGCTGA